GTCGCGCGGGCTCATCGAGGAGAGGTTCGCCGACCCCGAGACCGGTGCGATCCACTACGGCACCTCCGACGCCCTGCTGGTGCACCTGGGCATCAACTCCCTCGACGAGCTGCCCCACATCTCGCCGCTGCTCGACGACGGCGCCCGCGGATTCGACGAGGAGGTCGCGCGATGAGCGAGACCGGCGTGCGCCTGCAGAAGGTGCTCGCGAACGCCGGCGTGGCCTCGCGCCGCGTCGCGGAGCAGCTGATCGTCGAAGGTCGCGTGCGCGTGGACGGACAGGTCGTCACCGAGCTCGGAACCCGCGTCGATCCCGAGACGGCCGTGATCGACGTGGACGGCACCGCCGTCCAGCTCGACCAGACGAAGCGCTACATCATGCTCAACAAGCCCACCGGCGTCGTCAGCTCCATGAAGGACGACCGCGGTCGTCCCGATCTGCGGCGGTTCACGAAGGAGTGGACGGAGCGGCTCTACAACGTCGGCCGCCTCGATGCCGAGACCAGCGGGCTGCTCGTCCTCACCAACGACGGTGAGCTGGCGCACATCCTCGCCCACCCCTCGTTCGGCGTGACGAAGGTGTACATCGCCAAGGTCGAGGGCCGCGTGACCCCGCAGACGATCGCACGCCTGACGAAGGGCGTGGAGCTCGAGGACGGCCCGATCGCCGCCGACAAGGCGCGCCTGCTGACCGCTTCCGCCGAAGGCGGCGGCTCGCTCGTCGAGCTGACCCTGCATTCCGGCCGCAACCGCATCGTGCGGCGCATGATGGCGGCCGTCGGCCACCCGGTCGTCGAGCTCGTGCGCCGGCAGTTCGGTCCCCTCCACCTGGGAACTCTTCCAGCCGGGCGCACTCGCGAGTTGACTAAAGTGGAGCGGGGTGCGCTGCTGACATTGGCGCGCCAGGCGACGAGCGACGTCCCGCCGAACGCGGCGGAGGACGACCCACGGTCGCGACCTGATCAGGAGACCACGTGACCGACACTTCGGCAGCACACGCGCGCGCCGCCGCGCGCGTGCACGGCACCGTGCGCATCGTCGGCGCGGGCCTGCTCGGATCGAGCATCGGCCACGCGCTGTCGGGTCTCGGCGTCGACGTCGCGCTGGCCGATTCGTCGCCCGCGCAGCTTCGGCTCGCCGTCGACTACGGTGCGGGGCGCGTCGCGCGCGAGGACGACAGCCCGTCGCTCGTGGTCGTGGCGGTTCCGCCCGATGTCACCGCCGACGTGATCGAGCGCGAGCTCGCCGCCCACCCGGACGCCGTCGTCACCGACGTCGCGAGCGTCAAGCTCGAGCCCCTGCGCACGCTGCGCGAGCGCGGTGTCGACATCGCCCGCTACATCGGCTCCCATCCCCTCGCGGGTCGCGAGCGGGGCGGGGCGATCGCCGCACGGGCAGACATCTTCGTCGGCCGTCCCTGGGTCGTGTGCCGCGACGGCGAGACGTCGGCGGCGGACCTCGCCCTGGTCGAGGGTCTCGCCCTCGACCTCGGCGCCATGCCGCTGGAGATGACGCCCGAGGACCACGACCGCTCGGTCGCCCTGATCTCCCATGTCCCGCAGCTGGTGGCGAGCCTGCTGGCCGGCCGGTTCGTGGACGCCCCCGACGGATCCCTGCGGCTCGCCGGGCAGGGCGTGCGCGACACGACGCGCATCGCGGCATCCGCCCCCGAACTGTGGGTGCAGATCCTCGGCGCCAACGCCGCCCCGGTCGTCGACGTGCTCGATGCACTCGCCGGCGATCTGTCGGACGTCGCCGACGCGCTGCGCGAGCCCGACGCGCCCGGTGCGCGGCGCGCGGTCGCCGACACGATCCGCCGCGGCAACCAGGGCGTGGAGCGGCTTCCCGGCAAGCACGGGCAGAACAGACGTTTCGAGCCGGTCGTCGTCATGGTCGACGACCGTCCCGGTCAGCTGGGGCGCCTGTTCGGCGACCTCGGCGCACTCGACGTCAACGTCGAGGATTTCCGCATGGAGCACTCGCCCGGAGCGCTGTTCGGCCTCGCCGAGATCAGCGTGGTCCCGGGTGCGGTGCAGCGTGCGATCGACGGGCTCACCGCCCGCGGATGGAAGATTGCGAGTACCAATGACTGACAGCGTTCCGATGATCGTCGCGATCGACGGGCCCGCCGGCAGCGGCAAGTCGAGCGTGTCGAGGGAGGTGGCCCGCCGCCTGGGCTTCGGCTACCTCGACACCGGCGCCGCCTACCGCGCCTTCGCGTGGCACGCCCTCGAGCACGGCGTGGACACGTCCGACGCGATGAGCGTCCTCGAGGTGACGGGCGACTTCGAGTTCGGCATCGCGCTCGACCCCGACGCGTACCGCGTCGAGGTGGGCGACACCGACGTGACCGAGGCGATCCGCGAGCCGCGCGTGAGCGACGCCGTCAGCGGCGTGGCGCGCGTGCCCGCCGTGCGCGAGTCCGCCAACGGTCTGTTCCGCTCGCTCGTGGCGGCATCCGGCCGCGAGGGAGTCGTCGTCGAGGGACGCGACATCACCACGGTCGTCGCCCCGGACGCGCCCGTGCGCATCCTGCTCACCGCGTCGCCCGAGGTCCGCGCCGCGCGCCGCAGCGCCGAGCTGACCAACCACGACGCCGTCCAGGTCGCGAACGCCATGGCGCAGCGCGACGCGGCGGACTCCAAGGTCGTGGACTTCCTCACCGCCGCCCCCGGCGTCACGGTGGTGGATTCGACCGAGCTCGACTTCGAGCAGAC
This region of Microbacterium thalassium genomic DNA includes:
- a CDS encoding pseudouridine synthase, producing MSETGVRLQKVLANAGVASRRVAEQLIVEGRVRVDGQVVTELGTRVDPETAVIDVDGTAVQLDQTKRYIMLNKPTGVVSSMKDDRGRPDLRRFTKEWTERLYNVGRLDAETSGLLVLTNDGELAHILAHPSFGVTKVYIAKVEGRVTPQTIARLTKGVELEDGPIAADKARLLTASAEGGGSLVELTLHSGRNRIVRRMMAAVGHPVVELVRRQFGPLHLGTLPAGRTRELTKVERGALLTLARQATSDVPPNAAEDDPRSRPDQETT
- a CDS encoding prephenate dehydrogenase, which gives rise to MTDTSAAHARAAARVHGTVRIVGAGLLGSSIGHALSGLGVDVALADSSPAQLRLAVDYGAGRVAREDDSPSLVVVAVPPDVTADVIERELAAHPDAVVTDVASVKLEPLRTLRERGVDIARYIGSHPLAGRERGGAIAARADIFVGRPWVVCRDGETSAADLALVEGLALDLGAMPLEMTPEDHDRSVALISHVPQLVASLLAGRFVDAPDGSLRLAGQGVRDTTRIAASAPELWVQILGANAAPVVDVLDALAGDLSDVADALREPDAPGARRAVADTIRRGNQGVERLPGKHGQNRRFEPVVVMVDDRPGQLGRLFGDLGALDVNVEDFRMEHSPGALFGLAEISVVPGAVQRAIDGLTARGWKIASTND
- the cmk gene encoding (d)CMP kinase; this translates as MTDSVPMIVAIDGPAGSGKSSVSREVARRLGFGYLDTGAAYRAFAWHALEHGVDTSDAMSVLEVTGDFEFGIALDPDAYRVEVGDTDVTEAIREPRVSDAVSGVARVPAVRESANGLFRSLVAASGREGVVVEGRDITTVVAPDAPVRILLTASPEVRAARRSAELTNHDAVQVANAMAQRDAADSKVVDFLTAAPGVTVVDSTELDFEQTVTAVLDVVASALAPTTGAADGR